The following is a genomic window from Saprospiraceae bacterium.
TGCCGCCACTACAGGTATATTTACTTTGCTTGTAATTGAATGAAGTAAAGGTATATCATATCCTTGCATGGTACCATCTCTATCGATAGAGTTAAGAATAATTTCACCCGCACCCATTTCTTCTATCTTTGTAGCCCAATCTACTGGATTCAGGTTAGTCTTTTCTTCACCACAATTTATGTAAACATTATATTTTCCAAATATATTTTTCTTTACATCCATAGATACTACAATGGTTGAACTACCAAAAAATTTCGCAGCATCGTTAATAAGCTTTGGATTTTGAACAGCATTAGTATTTAAGCATACCTTTTCTACTCCTACATTTAATATCTCCCTTATCATTTCTACGCTATTTATCCCACCTCCATAACATAATGGCATAAAGCATTCACTTGCAATATCCCTGATAACCGCCATATTGGGAGATCTTTTTTCTTTAGAAGCTGTAATATCCAAAAAAACCAATTCATCTACCATTTTATCGTTAAAAATTTTGATAGCATTAACTGGGTCGCCTACATACTTAGGATCTTTAAATTTGAATGTTT
Proteins encoded in this region:
- the hisF gene encoding imidazole glycerol phosphate synthase subunit HisF, coding for MIRNRVIPILLLKNKGLYKTFKFKDPKYVGDPVNAIKIFNDKMVDELVFLDITASKEKRSPNMAVIRDIASECFMPLCYGGGINSVEMIREILNVGVEKVCLNTNAVQNPKLINDAAKFFGSSTIVVSMDVKKNIFGKYNVYINCGEEKTNLNPVDWATKIEEMGAGEIILNSIDRDGTMQGYDIPLLHSITSKVNIPVVAAGGAGSMDDFSMALKEANVAAVAAGAFFVFHGKHRAVLISYPNESEIDELMANIKN